Proteins from one Salinispora arenicola genomic window:
- a CDS encoding type 1 glutamine amidotransferase yields the protein MVRDSLDGVVTALVIENDPTDDARRLGEWLTEAGLQLFVVRPHAGDELPDDLDGYAALVVLGGEQQAYPLPDGQPEALWFPRVEALLRKAVRHRVPTLAICLGAQLLATAHAGTVVRSPSGPEVGPAVVGRRDAAEADPLFRYVPLIPDVFQWHADEISELPVGATLLAASTRYPHQAFRLGDRAWGLQFHIECDTAMIADWATDSTLLAELGHDPEVVVAVCDAMMVDVEEVWQPFAARFAALALGELDEGPRRSLPLLGHE from the coding sequence GTGGTACGGGATAGCCTCGACGGCGTGGTAACCGCGCTGGTGATCGAGAACGACCCGACCGACGACGCGCGTCGGCTGGGGGAGTGGCTGACCGAGGCCGGGTTGCAGCTGTTCGTGGTCCGACCGCACGCCGGCGACGAGCTGCCGGACGATCTGGACGGGTACGCGGCGCTGGTCGTCCTGGGCGGCGAGCAGCAGGCGTACCCCCTGCCCGACGGCCAACCGGAGGCACTCTGGTTTCCCCGGGTGGAGGCGTTGCTGCGTAAGGCCGTCCGGCACCGGGTGCCGACTCTGGCCATCTGCCTCGGCGCGCAACTGCTCGCCACGGCGCATGCCGGGACGGTCGTGCGCAGCCCGTCCGGGCCCGAGGTCGGTCCCGCGGTGGTGGGCCGCCGCGACGCCGCCGAGGCGGACCCGCTCTTCCGGTACGTCCCACTGATTCCAGACGTGTTCCAGTGGCACGCCGACGAGATCAGCGAGCTGCCTGTCGGGGCGACTCTGTTGGCCGCCTCCACCCGCTACCCGCATCAGGCGTTTCGCCTCGGCGACCGGGCCTGGGGTCTGCAGTTCCACATCGAGTGCGACACCGCGATGATCGCCGACTGGGCGACGGACTCGACGCTGCTCGCCGAGCTGGGCCACGACCCGGAGGTGGTTGTCGCCGTCTGTGACGCGATGATGGTCGACGTCGAGGAGGTCTGGCAGCCCTTCGCGGCGCGTTTCGCCGCCCTGGCCCTCGGTGAGCTGGATGAGGGACCCCGCCGCAGCCTGCCGCTGCTTGGGCACGAATGA
- a CDS encoding bifunctional [glutamine synthetase] adenylyltransferase/[glutamine synthetase]-adenylyl-L-tyrosine phosphorylase yields MKRLTRAAGRLARYGFGIGDDGARAADLLGPEGLALWRPDTQEPVDTRAAELLTALSRAADPDLALRQLHRLVEAEHRAAQTADATTGSSAAAAGTGGGSPLLADLHDDPGLRRRLVAVLGASSALGDHLVANPGQWDALRSTADGLAPTADGRLQHTGTAGSIAELRSAYRLALLRIAAADLTGARCLEQTMAALSALADATLAAAYDLALGELPEGTPRPRLAVVAMGKCGGGELNYVSDVDVIFVAAEDDDLSAATTVATRLIHVCGLVAWPVDAALRPEGKRGPLVRTLASHLAYYRRWARTWEFQALLKARPAAGDLALGQEWIDQLAPLLWRAAERPEAVEDVRAMRRRIIDHIPPAEQEREIKRGPGGLRDIEFAVQLLQLVHGRGDEALRVPGTIPALRALVTGGYVGRADGEALLRGYHFLRTVEHRLQLQGLRRTHTVPTDPASLRWLAGALGYAATPGRSAVEAFRAERITHATEVRRLHAKLLYRPLLASVARVPADGLRLTPTAARNRLEILGFADPAGALRHLQALTGGVSRTAAIQRTLLPVLLSEFADAPEPDRGLLSYRQVSDKLGSTPWYLRLLRDEGPVARRLARVLSSSRYATDLLAREPEALRLLAEESEFAARPRGVLCEGFAAAAARHVGDPVEAIRAVRALRRRELVRLACADVLSRAGSLAPSPPRVEGRAVPALTDVSAVGTALADVTDATLAAALRAARAAQPSMPGLRFAVIGMGRLGGYESNYLSDADVLFVYDPPEGASESAASAAAQAVAEELRRLLSMPAPDPALGVDTDLRPEGRQGPLVRSLAAYAQYYARWSRVWEAQALLRARFVCGDEELGTEFLAMVEPVRHPVEGLTREQAVEIRRIKARVETERMPRGADPATHTKLGRGGLADVEWAVQLLQLRHAGQLPALRGTRTLDALAAARDAGLVDPADAAAMSAGWTLAAQVRNALMLVRGRAADQLPRHGVELAGVVRLLGRDDPGEFLDEYLRTGRRSRAAMQRVFDQWGSDPRCGRR; encoded by the coding sequence ATGAAGCGGTTGACGCGAGCTGCGGGGCGGCTCGCCCGCTACGGCTTCGGTATCGGCGACGACGGCGCCCGCGCCGCTGACCTGCTCGGCCCCGAGGGTCTGGCCCTGTGGCGGCCGGACACGCAGGAACCCGTCGACACGCGGGCGGCGGAGTTGCTCACCGCACTGTCTCGGGCCGCCGATCCGGATCTGGCGCTGCGCCAACTCCACCGGTTGGTGGAGGCCGAACACCGGGCGGCGCAGACCGCTGACGCTACGACGGGGAGCAGCGCCGCAGCGGCGGGGACCGGTGGTGGATCCCCGCTCCTCGCCGACCTGCACGACGATCCGGGGCTGCGGCGGCGGCTGGTCGCCGTGCTCGGAGCCTCCTCGGCGCTCGGCGACCATCTGGTCGCCAACCCGGGCCAGTGGGATGCCCTCCGGAGCACCGCGGACGGGCTGGCGCCCACCGCCGACGGTCGGCTGCAACATACCGGCACTGCCGGGTCGATCGCGGAGCTGCGCTCGGCCTACCGGTTGGCGTTGCTCCGAATCGCCGCGGCTGACCTGACCGGCGCCCGGTGCCTGGAGCAGACGATGGCGGCGCTTTCCGCGTTGGCCGACGCGACTCTCGCCGCCGCCTACGACCTCGCGCTGGGCGAACTGCCCGAGGGTACGCCCCGGCCCCGGCTGGCCGTGGTGGCGATGGGCAAGTGCGGCGGCGGTGAGTTGAACTACGTCTCCGACGTCGACGTGATCTTCGTCGCCGCCGAGGACGACGACCTGTCCGCGGCTACTACGGTCGCCACCCGTCTGATCCACGTCTGCGGCCTGGTTGCCTGGCCGGTCGACGCCGCGTTGCGCCCCGAGGGTAAACGGGGCCCGCTGGTGCGTACCCTGGCCAGCCACCTTGCCTACTACCGGCGGTGGGCCCGGACCTGGGAGTTCCAGGCGCTCCTCAAGGCGCGGCCGGCGGCCGGGGACCTGGCGCTGGGCCAGGAGTGGATCGACCAGCTCGCGCCACTGCTGTGGCGGGCCGCTGAGCGCCCGGAGGCGGTGGAGGACGTCCGCGCCATGCGCCGCAGGATCATCGACCACATCCCACCGGCCGAGCAGGAGCGGGAGATCAAACGTGGCCCGGGAGGGCTGCGCGACATCGAATTCGCCGTGCAGTTGCTGCAACTGGTGCACGGCCGTGGCGACGAGGCGCTGCGCGTGCCGGGCACCATCCCCGCGCTGCGGGCGTTGGTCACCGGCGGCTACGTCGGGCGGGCCGACGGGGAGGCGTTGCTGCGCGGCTACCACTTCCTGCGAACCGTGGAGCATCGGCTGCAGCTACAGGGTCTACGCCGGACGCACACCGTGCCGACCGACCCAGCCTCGTTGCGCTGGTTGGCCGGGGCGCTTGGCTACGCGGCAACACCCGGCCGCAGCGCTGTCGAGGCGTTCCGAGCCGAGCGGATCACCCACGCCACCGAGGTACGGCGACTGCACGCCAAGCTGCTCTACCGGCCGCTGCTGGCGTCGGTCGCCCGGGTACCCGCCGACGGGCTGCGGCTCACCCCGACGGCGGCCCGCAACCGGCTGGAGATCCTCGGCTTCGCGGACCCAGCCGGGGCGCTGCGTCACCTACAGGCCCTCACCGGCGGGGTGAGCCGTACCGCTGCCATCCAACGCACCCTGCTGCCGGTGCTGCTCAGCGAGTTCGCCGATGCCCCCGAGCCGGACCGTGGGCTGCTCAGCTACCGCCAGGTCTCCGACAAGCTCGGCAGCACCCCCTGGTACCTGCGGCTGTTGCGTGACGAGGGCCCGGTGGCCCGTCGGTTGGCGCGCGTGCTCTCCTCCTCCCGGTACGCGACTGACCTGCTTGCCCGCGAGCCGGAGGCACTGCGCCTGCTCGCCGAGGAGAGCGAGTTTGCCGCGCGGCCCCGGGGAGTGCTGTGCGAAGGCTTCGCCGCGGCTGCGGCACGACACGTCGGCGACCCGGTCGAGGCGATTCGGGCGGTCCGTGCGCTGCGCCGCCGGGAACTGGTCCGCCTCGCCTGCGCCGACGTGCTGAGCCGGGCCGGTTCCTTGGCCCCGTCGCCACCCCGTGTCGAGGGGCGGGCCGTGCCGGCCCTGACCGACGTGAGCGCGGTCGGCACCGCACTCGCGGACGTCACCGATGCCACGTTGGCTGCCGCCCTGCGCGCCGCCCGGGCGGCCCAGCCGTCGATGCCGGGCCTGCGCTTCGCTGTGATCGGAATGGGCCGGCTCGGCGGGTACGAGTCCAACTACCTCTCCGACGCCGATGTGCTCTTCGTCTACGACCCGCCGGAAGGCGCGAGCGAGAGCGCGGCGAGTGCCGCGGCCCAGGCGGTCGCCGAGGAACTGCGCCGACTGCTCAGCATGCCCGCGCCGGACCCGGCGCTCGGTGTCGACACCGACCTGCGTCCCGAGGGCCGGCAGGGGCCGTTGGTGCGCAGCCTCGCCGCGTACGCGCAGTACTACGCACGCTGGTCGCGGGTCTGGGAGGCGCAGGCACTGCTGCGGGCTCGGTTTGTGTGCGGTGACGAGGAGCTGGGCACTGAGTTCCTGGCGATGGTCGAGCCGGTACGCCATCCGGTGGAGGGCCTGACCCGGGAGCAGGCGGTCGAGATCCGGCGGATCAAAGCACGGGTGGAGACCGAGCGGATGCCCCGGGGCGCGGATCCGGCCACCCACACCAAGCTGGGCCGGGGCGGCCTGGCCGACGTCGAGTGGGCGGTGCAGTTGCTCCAGCTTCGGCACGCCGGACAGTTACCGGCGTTGCGTGGCACCCGCACCCTCGACGCCCTCGCGGCGGCCCGGGATGCGGGCCTGGTCGACCCGGCTGACGCCGCGGCGATGTCGGCCGGCTGGACCCTCGCCGCACAGGTCCGCAACGCGCTGATGCTGGTCCGCGGCCGGGCTGCTGATCAGCTGCCCCGGCACGGGGTGGAACTGGCGGGGGTGGTGCGGCTGCTCGGCCGCGACGATCCGGGTGAGTTCCTCGACGAGTACCTCCGCACCGGCCGCCGCTCCCGCGCTGCCATGCAACGGGTGTTCGACCAGTGGGGCAGCGACCCTCGGTGCGGCCGGCGGTAG
- the mptB gene encoding polyprenol phosphomannose-dependent alpha 1,6 mannosyltransferase MptB — protein sequence MPIHLARWTGLAGSTMLAAAAFIGGALPSSPHKVTPIDVWQGRYGPLLLVLWVAGLGLFCTAWWAVRDRVPSPRWALVTVGLWLLPLLVAPPLGSRDGYAYACQGATYAGGFSPYEQGVSVLPCPWLETVSPIWRDTAAPYGPLFVLLAAAVVILTDSLVDALALFRLLAVAGLGLLAACLPVLARRCGVPPGRALWLALGSPLVGVHLVSGMHNDALMVGLLVAGLAIVAARPGRPGPLLAGGVLLGLAGGIKATALVVVPFAALAAIAGVYSVRGLLRAGGWVVGGAVSTVVGVSLVAGLNFGWIAGLKQGGLSVAWTSPPTAVGQTLGYLVLPFGWHIDAVPVTRAIGLAVLLLVLIVLWWRARTRNPLWYAGLALAATVALAPVFHPWYWTWPLAVLAATSRRVDWAAAVALLASFLVLPDGTSLPAFSKTVGAPLMTLFVIVVTVRWARSAVAARRRVVTEASR from the coding sequence GTGCCCATCCACCTCGCACGCTGGACCGGCCTGGCCGGCTCGACGATGCTCGCCGCCGCCGCCTTCATCGGCGGCGCGTTGCCCTCGTCGCCGCACAAGGTCACCCCGATCGACGTCTGGCAGGGCCGGTACGGGCCGCTGCTGCTCGTGCTCTGGGTGGCCGGTCTGGGGCTGTTCTGCACGGCGTGGTGGGCGGTGCGCGACCGCGTGCCGTCGCCGCGGTGGGCGCTGGTCACCGTGGGGCTCTGGTTGCTTCCGCTGCTGGTCGCGCCGCCGCTGGGCAGCCGGGACGGCTACGCGTACGCCTGCCAGGGCGCCACCTACGCGGGCGGGTTCAGCCCGTACGAGCAGGGCGTGTCCGTGCTGCCATGTCCGTGGCTGGAGACCGTCTCGCCGATCTGGCGCGACACCGCGGCCCCGTACGGGCCGCTGTTCGTCCTGCTGGCCGCAGCGGTGGTGATCTTGACCGACTCGCTGGTGGACGCTCTCGCGCTGTTTCGGCTGCTCGCCGTCGCCGGATTGGGCCTGCTGGCGGCCTGCCTGCCGGTGCTGGCCCGCCGGTGCGGGGTGCCGCCGGGGCGGGCGCTGTGGCTGGCGCTCGGCTCGCCGCTGGTCGGGGTGCACCTGGTCTCCGGCATGCACAACGACGCGTTGATGGTCGGGCTGCTGGTCGCCGGGCTGGCGATCGTGGCGGCCCGACCAGGCCGTCCCGGTCCGTTGCTGGCCGGCGGAGTGTTGCTCGGCCTGGCTGGGGGGATCAAGGCGACCGCGCTTGTCGTGGTCCCGTTCGCGGCGCTGGCCGCGATCGCCGGGGTGTACTCGGTGCGGGGTCTGTTGCGCGCCGGCGGGTGGGTGGTCGGCGGCGCGGTGAGCACGGTGGTCGGCGTGAGCCTGGTCGCGGGCCTGAACTTCGGGTGGATCGCCGGGTTGAAGCAGGGCGGGCTCTCGGTCGCGTGGACGTCGCCGCCGACGGCGGTGGGGCAGACCCTGGGGTACCTCGTGTTGCCCTTCGGGTGGCACATCGACGCGGTGCCGGTCACCCGCGCGATCGGCCTGGCGGTGCTGCTGCTGGTGCTGATCGTCCTGTGGTGGCGGGCCCGGACCCGGAACCCGCTGTGGTACGCCGGCTTGGCCCTGGCGGCCACCGTCGCGCTGGCGCCGGTGTTTCATCCCTGGTACTGGACGTGGCCACTGGCCGTGCTCGCGGCGACCTCCCGCCGGGTCGACTGGGCGGCGGCGGTGGCGCTGCTGGCGTCGTTCCTGGTGCTGCCGGACGGCACCAGCCTGCCCGCGTTCAGCAAGACCGTCGGGGCGCCCCTGATGACGTTGTTCGTGATCGTGGTGACGGTCCGCTGGGCGCGGTCGGCCGTGGCGGCCCGCCGACGGGTCGTCACCGAGGCGTCCCGGTGA
- the mptB gene encoding polyprenol phosphomannose-dependent alpha 1,6 mannosyltransferase MptB, whose translation MTGAAAPPPASAEVPVRASVVRYVGLAGAVLLAVAGYVGGALPGTTTVRVWHSDDGLLTVVLWLVGTGLLTGGWWVLRRGAPSTRWAYRTAGLWALPLLAAPPMGSRDVYSYACQGWSYGQGVDPYATGVAAAGCPWVDAVAPVWRDTPAPYGPVFVLLAALAVAFGGGLVGTVVVLRLMAVAGVLLVALCLLGLARAAGVPTRRAVWLALAGPLVGVHLVGGAHNDAVMLGLLLLGLLVVVRFPGRPRPLLVAGTLLGLAVGVKVTAVVVLPFAVLAAVLGRFTVRSVLRDGGWLGVGAVVALGGVSVLSGLGLGWVGGVRHSGDSEQWTSPPTAVGMVLDYGGELVGWRPAAVPVVRGLALVLLVVALAALWWRAWSELRGLNDVRRRVVRLNAARPRVALFGAGAALAVTVVLAPVFYPWYATWPLVLLAVAATRTTWFVLPCAVAAFLTLPDGTNVARLVKAPGAVVTTGLVVAVVVWGVPRLRRLWVGRDQPEAS comes from the coding sequence GTGACCGGGGCGGCCGCGCCGCCGCCAGCGAGCGCGGAAGTGCCGGTCCGGGCGTCGGTCGTCCGGTACGTCGGGCTGGCTGGTGCGGTGCTGCTGGCGGTCGCCGGGTACGTGGGTGGAGCGTTGCCCGGTACGACCACCGTGCGGGTGTGGCACTCCGACGACGGCCTGCTGACCGTCGTGTTGTGGCTGGTCGGCACCGGGCTGTTGACCGGCGGGTGGTGGGTGCTGCGGCGCGGCGCACCGTCGACCCGGTGGGCGTACCGCACCGCGGGGCTGTGGGCTCTGCCGCTGCTGGCCGCGCCGCCGATGGGCAGCCGGGACGTCTACTCGTACGCCTGCCAGGGCTGGTCGTACGGGCAGGGCGTCGACCCGTACGCGACCGGGGTGGCGGCGGCGGGCTGCCCGTGGGTGGATGCCGTCGCACCCGTGTGGCGGGACACACCCGCGCCGTACGGGCCGGTCTTCGTCCTGCTCGCCGCGCTGGCGGTGGCGTTCGGTGGCGGTCTGGTCGGCACGGTGGTGGTGTTGCGGTTGATGGCTGTGGCCGGGGTGCTGCTCGTCGCGTTGTGTCTGCTCGGGTTGGCGCGGGCGGCGGGTGTGCCGACTCGTCGGGCGGTCTGGCTGGCGTTGGCCGGCCCGCTGGTCGGGGTGCACCTGGTGGGCGGCGCGCACAACGACGCGGTGATGCTCGGCCTGCTGCTGCTCGGCCTGCTGGTGGTGGTGCGGTTCCCGGGTCGGCCGCGACCGCTGCTGGTGGCGGGAACGCTGCTCGGGCTGGCGGTGGGGGTGAAGGTGACCGCGGTGGTGGTGCTGCCGTTCGCGGTGCTCGCCGCGGTGCTCGGCCGGTTCACCGTACGGTCGGTGCTGCGTGATGGCGGCTGGCTGGGCGTGGGCGCGGTAGTCGCCCTGGGGGGTGTGTCGGTGCTCTCCGGCCTTGGCCTCGGCTGGGTGGGCGGAGTGCGCCACAGCGGCGATTCGGAGCAGTGGACGTCGCCGCCGACGGCGGTCGGCATGGTTCTCGACTACGGCGGTGAGCTGGTCGGTTGGCGCCCCGCGGCGGTGCCGGTGGTTCGAGGACTGGCGTTGGTGCTGCTGGTGGTGGCGTTGGCGGCGCTGTGGTGGCGGGCGTGGTCGGAACTGCGTGGGCTGAACGACGTCCGGAGGCGGGTGGTCCGGTTGAATGCCGCCCGGCCCCGGGTGGCCTTGTTCGGTGCCGGCGCGGCGCTGGCCGTCACGGTGGTGCTCGCCCCTGTCTTTTACCCCTGGTACGCGACCTGGCCGTTGGTCCTGCTCGCGGTGGCAGCGACGCGGACGACCTGGTTCGTGCTGCCCTGCGCGGTGGCGGCTTTTCTCACGTTGCCGGACGGCACGAATGTGGCCCGGCTGGTGAAGGCGCCGGGCGCGGTGGTGACGACCGGGCTCGTGGTGGCGGTGGTGGTGTGGGGGGTGCCGCGGTTGCGGCGGTTGTGGGTCGGCCGCGACCAGCCCGAGGCCAGCTGA